Proteins encoded by one window of Mycolicibacterium sp. ND9-15:
- a CDS encoding MFS transporter, with protein sequence MDESVVRSSPASRGPRAARRKAVILVTCCLSLLIVSMDATIVNVAIPNIRADLNASGPQLQWVIDIYTLVLASLLLLSGAAADRFGRRGTFQLGLTVFAVASLMCSLAPNIETLIAARLLQAIGGSMMNPVAMSIITQVFTGRVERARAIGVWGGVVGISMAAGPIVGGALIELINWRAVFWINLPICALAIALTAIFVPESKSATMRSVDPLGQGLGMAFLFGIVFVLIEGPVEGWADARIVGVAVAAVAAFVGFLAHEARRQDPFIDLRFFRSIPFASATVIAVCAFASWGAFLFMMSLYLQDERGFSAMHTGLIYLPIAIGALVFSPLSGRLVGRFGARPSLLTAGTLITAATLMLANLSATTPVWQLLMVFAVFGIGFSMVNAPVTNAAVSGMPTDRAGAASATASTSRQVGVSIGVALCGSVAGGALVAMGPDFATATRPLWLVCAALGMVIVVLGFYSTSRRALRSADRLAPLVAADVR encoded by the coding sequence GTGGATGAATCCGTCGTCCGGTCGTCCCCGGCTTCGCGTGGGCCCAGAGCCGCTCGCCGTAAGGCCGTCATTTTGGTGACCTGCTGTCTGAGCCTGCTGATCGTGTCGATGGATGCGACGATCGTCAACGTCGCGATTCCGAACATTCGCGCCGACCTGAACGCCTCCGGCCCACAGCTGCAATGGGTCATCGACATCTACACGCTGGTGTTGGCGTCGCTGCTGCTGCTCTCGGGGGCGGCTGCCGACCGGTTCGGCCGCCGGGGGACGTTCCAGCTCGGGCTGACGGTATTCGCGGTGGCGTCGCTGATGTGCAGCCTGGCGCCGAACATCGAGACGCTGATCGCCGCGCGCCTCCTGCAGGCGATCGGCGGGTCGATGATGAACCCGGTCGCGATGTCGATCATCACGCAGGTGTTCACCGGCCGGGTGGAGCGCGCTCGGGCCATCGGCGTGTGGGGCGGCGTCGTCGGCATCTCGATGGCGGCGGGTCCGATCGTCGGCGGCGCGCTGATCGAGTTGATCAACTGGCGCGCGGTGTTCTGGATCAACCTGCCGATCTGCGCGCTGGCGATCGCGCTGACCGCCATCTTCGTCCCAGAGTCCAAGTCCGCCACGATGCGCAGCGTCGATCCGCTCGGGCAGGGCCTGGGTATGGCTTTCCTGTTCGGCATCGTATTCGTGCTCATCGAGGGCCCGGTAGAGGGTTGGGCCGACGCGCGCATCGTCGGGGTGGCGGTCGCCGCGGTCGCCGCCTTTGTGGGCTTCCTCGCCCACGAGGCCCGCAGGCAAGACCCGTTCATCGACCTGAGATTCTTCCGCAGCATTCCGTTCGCGTCCGCGACGGTGATCGCGGTGTGCGCCTTCGCCTCGTGGGGTGCGTTCCTGTTCATGATGTCGCTGTACCTGCAGGACGAGCGCGGGTTCTCCGCCATGCACACGGGACTGATCTACTTGCCGATAGCCATTGGCGCGCTTGTGTTCTCGCCGTTGTCGGGCCGGCTGGTCGGCCGGTTCGGCGCCCGTCCGTCGCTGTTGACCGCGGGCACGCTGATCACGGCGGCGACGTTGATGCTGGCCAATCTGTCGGCGACGACGCCAGTGTGGCAGCTGCTTATGGTCTTCGCGGTTTTCGGCATCGGCTTCTCGATGGTCAACGCGCCGGTGACCAACGCCGCGGTCAGCGGTATGCCGACCGACCGGGCGGGCGCCGCGTCGGCGACAGCCTCGACCAGCAGGCAGGTCGGCGTGAGTATCGGTGTGGCGCTGTGCGGTTCGGTAGCCGGCGGCGCGCTGGTCGCGATGGGCCCGGACTTCGCAACGGCCACCCGGCCGCTGTGGCTGGTCTGCGCCGCGCTTGGGATGGTGATCGTCGTCCTCGGCTTCTACTCGACCTCCCGCCGGGCTTTGCGTTCGGCAGATCGACTCGCCCCACTGGTGGCCGCTGATGTCAGGTAA
- a CDS encoding MarR family winged helix-turn-helix transcriptional regulator, whose amino-acid sequence MSGNRLADEAWRAMAALVVDNRDSWKRAAVEQSGLPFSRIRILRRLSRRAMTVKEVAHAATIDAPAATVAVNDLEGRGLVVRQIDPANRRCKRVSLTDAGRAMVDRIDAIVDPAPEVLTALDDGDLEALRDILAKLASK is encoded by the coding sequence ATGTCAGGTAATCGTCTCGCCGACGAGGCGTGGCGCGCGATGGCCGCGCTCGTGGTGGACAACCGCGACAGCTGGAAGCGGGCGGCCGTCGAACAGTCCGGGCTGCCGTTCAGCCGGATACGGATCCTGCGACGGCTGAGCCGGCGAGCCATGACGGTCAAGGAGGTGGCGCACGCGGCGACCATCGATGCGCCGGCCGCGACGGTCGCCGTCAATGACCTGGAAGGGCGTGGACTTGTTGTGCGCCAAATTGATCCGGCGAACCGCCGGTGCAAACGAGTGTCGCTCACCGATGCGGGACGCGCCATGGTCGACAGGATCGACGCGATCGTCGACCCGGCGCCGGAAGTGCTGACGGCTCTGGATGACGGCGACCTCGAGGCGCTCCGCGACATCCTGGCCAAGCTCGCGTCGAAATAG